A region of the Flintibacter sp. KGMB00164 genome:
AGAATAATGAGGTAGCCCTTGAGCACCAGACCAGACAGCACCGCGCTGGAGGCAGTGGTGGCGCTGGCGTGGGCATCGGGCAGCCAGGCGTGGAAGGGAAACTGGGCACTTTTGATGCTCAAGCCCAGAGTCATCAGCAGAGCGGATACCACCAGAGGCAGGGCGTAGGTCCGGCTGGCCACCAGCTCCAGCACCGCCTGCTCCAGGCTGGAGAAGAGGAGCTGGCCCGTGATGCAGTAGAGCAGGGCGATTCCCAGCAGCACCAGGCCGGAGCCCAGGCAGCTGAAGATAAGGTAACGGATGGCGGACACCACGGACCGGCCGCTCTCTTTGGCCACTACTGCCATGCAGGCGGTGACGGCGGCAATCTCGATAAAGACATAGGCAGTAAACAGGTCATCGGTGTAGATCATGGCCAGCAGTGCGCCAAAGAGCAGCTGCACGAGCACGCAGTAGCTTCCCTGACGGTCGGCGCGCACATCCCGCCGAATATCCTCCGCCCCGGCACACAGAGACAGGATCATCACCACACTGAACACCAGGGCCAGCAGGGCCTCCAGGGGGCCGCAGCGCAGCAAGTTCCCCCAGGGCGCTGGGAAGTGGCCCATCTGGTAGGTGAAGCTCTCCCCTGACTCGGACAACTGGACCAGCAGCACCGCCGACAGGGCGGCCACCACCACCTCTACTCCGCGAACAAGATTCAATCCCCAGCTCTTTTTGGAAAAGAACGGGATAACCATGGCGCTCATCAGCACCAGAAGGATGCTGAACATAGGGATGTCATATATAAGGGGCATTCGCTTCACCTCCTCTCGCACATCAGAAGTTTAATCCTCCACCTTGCCTTCCCAGGCCAGCATGAGGATGACGTCCAAGTTGACGCTGTGATATTGGCGATAGAGCCGGATGGTCAGAGCCAGAAACAGCGCGGTGGTACTCACCGCCACCACGATGCCGGTGAGCACCAGCCCGCCGGGCACCGGATTTATGTACTGGGATGCCTTGGCTCCCTCCTCCACAATGGGGGCCGCTCCCCCCTCGATGTAGCCCATGGAGGCCAGAAAGAGAAAGACCGCCGTGTCCATCAGATTAAGGCCGATGATCTTTTTAATGAGGTTGGGGTGGAGAAACAGGGTAACAAAGCCGATGCTGAACAGCAGCACAGCGGTAATGTAGTAGCGCTGCTGCAAAATGGTCTCCAGCACAGTTATCCCTCCCCTTCCAGAAACAGTGAATAAAAGGTGTACATGGTACAGGCCACGATGATGCCCACACACAGATTGAGGGGCAGAATGAATCCCCCACTGAAAATGGTCCCGGGAATTCCCTTGGGCACCTCCCAGCCCACATGGTTGGCCCCGGTGTAGAAGGAGTAGCCCTTCATCAGTCCATAGGCCAGCAGGCAGGTGACGGTAATCTTAGAGGTGCGGGACGCAGGCAGCATCCGGGCCATCCGCTCCTCCCCCAACACCAGGGAGGCCAGAATCAAGCCCGCCCCCAGAATGGCCCCGCCGGAAAATCCGCCGCCGGGGCTCAGGTGGCCGTTGACCACTACATAGATACCAAAGAGCAGAATCACAGGCAGAATCCGCCGTCCCAACTGAGAGAGCACCTCGTCCGGTCCCCGGAAGGTGCGCATCCGGCTTTTGGGGCTGTGGAGCAGCAGCAAGGTACTCATGGCAGCGGCAAAGAGCACCGCCGACTCCCCGAAGGTGTCGAAGGCCCGGTAGTCCAAAATCATGCCGGTAACGGCATTCACCGCGCCCGTCTCCTCCAGTCCCTGCTCCAGATAGCGCTGGGACACTTCATTCACCGCCGGGCTATCCGCCCGGCCAAAGAGAGGCAGATCCATGGTGACCACCAAAAAGATGGCGGCCAGGGTGATGACAATGACCGCGCTGAGCACCCGGTACAGCAGAAGCTGGTGGCGCAGCTTTCCCGGGCGGTGGTGCCGGGGCGGGTGGACCGGCTCCGGCTCCGGAGCGGGCGGACCGTGGAGAGAACCTCGGGGGTCCTCCAGACCCTTCTCACGGCGCTGACGGAAGCGCATCAGGCGGTAGGCCCCGAACTCCATATAGCCGTGGGCCTCGATGTACTCCAGGTACTCCTGGAACTCGGCGCGCTCCGGGTCCTCAGGCCCCTCGGCCCCTTCCGGCTCCTCGCCCCCTGCCCAGCGGAGAAAGCGGTGGTACCAGTCCTCCTGGACGTGGTTATTCTTCATCCTTTTCCAGCCCCCTCAGCGCATTGATCTTCCGCAGGGTAAGGAAAAACAGCAGACTGGTCACCCCTGCCCCCACGGCGGCCTCAGTGATGGCCAGGTCGGGGGACTCCAGCAGAAACCACAAAATGGACATGACCGCCGAGTAGGACATAAAGATGATGATGGAGGACACCATCTTCTTGCCCAGCACCGTAGCCAGAGCGCAGAACACCAAAAAGGCCAGCAGCAAGACTTCCAGCACGATCATAGCTCCTGTTCCCCCTCTCCCGGCAGCGTATCAGGCTCGATGCCCCGACCAGTGACCAGCTCCATGCGGGCGATGAGGTGGGCGGAGACCGGATTGGTCACCCACAAAATTACCAGAGCCAGGACCAGCTTTGCGGAAGCCACGGTAAACCCCCACAGCACCATCACCCCCGCCAGCACCAGGAACACGCCCATGGTGTCGGCCAGAGCTCCGGCGTGGATGAGGTCCAGGGTCTCCTTGAAGCGGAACAGGCCCAGAGCGGCGATAAGCACCACCACGACCCCCAGGCAGATGAGGACCACCCCCATCACGGTGCGTATGGTCATGGCTCCTCCTCCCTTCTCTCCCGGTGCCGCCGGATGGAGATCCGGCTGAGCACCGCCACCGCCAGCAAATTCAACAGTCCGTACAAAATGATGACATCCACCAGGTAGGACGCACCCAGCAGATAGGACAACACGCTCAGCAGCAAAATCACTACTGTGCAGATCATATTCAGGGCGATCAGCCGGTCGGTGTACCGGGGCCCACGAATGGCTCGGGCCAGACAGGCCAGCAGCACCAGGGTGAGCACACACAGCACACCTACCAGAATACCGCCCAGCACCGGTGTACACTCAGCCATGGTCTCCCTCCTCCCAGCGCTCCAGGCGGGGCGCAAAGCCGTTTTCCTTTACCCCTTTTGCAAAGTCCTCATCCAGGGCATGGACGCACAGATAGTTCCCCTTTAAGGAGACGGTCACCGTGCCCGGGGTAAGGGTGATGGAATTGGCCAGGGTGAGGCGGGTACCCTCCTCCTTCAGATCGGTACGGAACCACACCAGCCGCCCGCCTCCCTTCCGCTTTTGAGGGAAAAGGATCCGCTCCATCACCTGGAGATTGGACACCACAACCTGCCCAAACAGGTAAAAAAGGTATAAAAATACCCTGGGGAGCCGTCGAATCAGGCGCAATCCTCCCCAGGCGGGCAGTTTCAAAACCGTGCGTGCAAGCCAAGTGAGCGCGGCGGAGACCGCCGCGCCTGTGAGCACTACTTCCAAATCCACTCTTCCGTTGAGCACGATCCAAATGAGGAACAGTAGGAAAAACAAGGGGGAACCTCTCTCCTTTGTTTTCAGGATGAGCCCCTGCGTTCCCTCCTTCTCCGCCAAAGCCGTAAGGGATCGCATTAGGCCGTTAAAGTGCATTATAGCAGATACTTCATGAAATTGAAAGATTTTCATGAAAAATATTCAAAATTTTTCTGTTAAAGCTCGAACAGTCCCTTTTCAGCCAGGCGGTATCCCATGCTTAACCTCAAAAAACAGGGATCTTCTCCCAGCTTAAGCAAACGCGGGATGTCCTAAAACATCCCGCGTCTGGTTTCAACGATCAGATTCCCCGATTCAGGGTACGGCGCAGACGGATCTTACCCGCAAGCGCCTGGTCCAGCAGGTCCAAAAACTTCTGCCGGTCCTCGGGCAGGCCACCCTTGAGCGGCAGGTAGTTGGAGGCGTGGTTGCTGGTAAAATGGAGAGGATCCACGTCCAGATTTTCTACCAGCAGGTGGCACTCCTCCAGAATCTGGTCCGGGGTGCACACCTTGAACCGTCCGGCCAGCACATCCTCCCCCAGGGGAGTGCCCTTGGCGGGAGCGAAAGTCATGGCAGACAGGTGCCGGGGCTTCATGGCATTGATCATCTTGGCGGTGGACAGGATGTGCTCCTCCCAATCCCCGTCCTGGCCGGTCAGGCCCATGATGACGATGGCCCACAGGTCAAAGCCCGCTGCCACCAGCTTTTGGCCTGCCTCCAGCATTTGGGCGGCGGTAACACCTTTGTTGATGGCCTTGAGCACCGCGTCGCTGCCGCTCTCCACCCCCAGGTAGGCCCGGTTGAGGCCCGCATCCCGGATGGCCTTCAGCTCCTCGGGAGATTTGGCCAGGGTGCTCCGGGGACCGGCGTAGGTGGTCACCTTCTCCAGGGCAGGGAAAGTATCGTAGAGCTTGCGCAGCACCCGGATGAGATCATCGGTCTTCATGATGACCGCGTCGCCATCCATCAGGAACACCCGCTTGAGGCCCGGACCGTAGTAGTCCCGGGCCATATCGATGTCCTCCAAAATCTCCTCCACCGGACGGATGCGGAATTTCTTCTCCTTATACATGGCACAGAAGGTGCACTTATTATAGGAGCAGCCGATGGTGCATTGGAGCAGATAGCTCTTCCACTCTCCTGGGGGCCGGTACAAAATATCACTGTCGTATCGCATAAGTTGTTTCCTTTCTTCTCACAAAACAAACGGTTCCGCTCCCACCGGGGTGGGAGCACAAAACATGGTCAAACGCTTACCTGGTCTCCGTCCCGGAACACCTTGCGGATATTTTTCTCCGCCTTGCTCCGGGGCAGCATCACCTCATGGCCGCAGCCCTGGCAGCGCATCTTAAAGTCCATGCCCACCCGCAGCACTAACCACTCCGAGCTGCCGCAGGGATGGGTCTTTTTCATTCTCAGGATATCCCCTACATGAATGTCCATGCCGACCTCCTAACAATCCGCCATTTTAAAGCCAATGCCCCACACGGTCTTGATAAACTCCTGCTTGCTCACCTTACCCAGCTTGGAACGCAGGTTGCTGATGTGCACGTTGACCGTGTTGTCGTCGCCGAAGTAGTCCTCGCCCCACACGTGCTGATAGATCTGCTCCCGGGTAAATACCCGCTTGGGGTACTCCATCAGCAGGGCCAGAATTTCAAATTCCCGTGCGGTGAGGGTCACGGGATTTCCTTCCGCCGTGACGGTAAACTCCTCCCGGTCCAGGCACAGATCGCCGCAGACAAAGCGCTGCTTTTTCTCCGGAGGCGCGGAGAACTTCTTCACCCGGCGCAGCTGGGCCTCCACCCGGGCCAGCACCTCCTGGTTGTCAAAGGGCTTTGGGATGAAGTCATCCGCCCCCAGGCGCAGCACCTTCACCCGGTCCTCCACGCCCGCCTTGGCGGACAGGACGATGATGGGCATGGTGCCGTGCTGGCGCACCTTGGCAATGAACTCCTCTCCGGTCAGACCGGGGAGCATCAGGTCCAGCAGCACCAGGTCAAAGCCCTCCTTCTCCGCCCACAGCATGGCCTCGCTGCCGGAGAAGGCGCTCTGGCTGAAATAACCTGCGTCGTTGAGGATGGTACACAGCAGGCGGTTGATGTCCTGATCATCTTCCACCACTAAGATCCGTATCGGCTCCAACTTAGGTCCTTCCTTTCTAAGGCTTTTTGATCTCGTCCCAGTAGCGGCGGGCGGCCTGTTCCGTCTTGTTGTCGCCGTACTGGTAGTATTTCCGGTTTTTCAGCTCGTCCGGCAGGTACTGCTGGCGCACCCAGTGGCCGGGGAAGTCGTGGGGATAGAGGTACCCCTGCTCCCGCTCCAACCCTGCCGAGTCGGCGTGGACATTTTGCAGTTCCCGGGGGATGTCCCCCACCCGTCCCGCCTTTACATCGGCCATGGCGGCGGCGATGCCCTGATAGACCGAATTGGACTTGGGGGCGGTGGCCAGCAGCACCGCCGCCTGGGCCAGGGGCAGCCTGGCCTCGGGCAGTCCCAGCTGCAAGGCGTTGTCCACGCAGGCCTTCACGATGAGGGCGGCCTGGGGATAGGCCATGCCCACGTCCTCGCTGGCCGAGCACAACAGCCGCCGGATGGCGGTGGTCATGTCTCCCGCCTCCAGCAGCCGGGCTAGGTAGTGGAGGGCGGCGTCCGGGTCGGACCCGCGCAAGGACTTCATCAGAGCGGAGGCGATGTCAAAGTGGGCGTCTCCTTCCCGGTCGTAGCGCATGGCCGATTTCTGGGCCGCCGTTTTCGCGTCGTCCAGACTGACAAGGAATTTTCCTTGCTCCTTCTTGGCCGCCGAGGCCAACAGCTCCAAAGCGTTCATGGCTTTGCGGATGTCGCCGCCGCAGGCGGAGGCGATATGCTCCCGCACTCCCTCCTCCAGCTCCAGCTTGCCGCCTAAGCGCTGTTCCAGGATGGAAACACCCCGGTCGATGGCGGGCAGGGCATCCTGGGCGGTGATCTGCTTGAACTCAAAGACGGTGGACCGGGACAGCACTGCCCCAAACACATAGAAGAAGGGATTCTCCGTGGTGGAGGCGATAAGGGTGATCTTCCCGTTCTCCATAAACTCCAGCAGAGACTGCTGCTGCTTCTTGTTAAAGTACTGGATCTCGTCTAAGTAAAGCAAAACTCCTTCCGGGGCCAACAGGGTCCCGATGTCGGCGATGATGTCTTTAATGTCACTGATGGAGGCGGTGGTGGCGTTGAGGCGGTGCAGGGGCCGGTTGGTCCGCTGGGCGATGATGTTGGCCACGGTGGTCTTTCCTGTGCCAGACGGACCGTAGAAGATGAGATTGGGGACATTGCCTCCCTCAATGATGCGGCGCAGCAGACCGTCCTTGCCCAGGATGTGCTTCTGCCCCACCACCTCGTCCAGGGTCGTGGGCCGGATCTCGTCGGCCAGAGGCCGGTATGCCATAACAAATCACCTCACAGAGAAACATCAAAACTCAGGCGGGCTGCTCCAGACCGGCAGCCCGGCACATCCGCGTTTTAAAGAAGTGGTTCACCAGGGCGATGGAGCGCCCCACACCCACCATGGCGGCCAGGGTACCGATACCGATGCCAATCACCTGTCCCCGGCACGCCAGGCCAATGATACAGGTCACGGTCACGCAGCCCACATCGAAGATATTCTTAGCAAAGCCTTGATCCCGGCCCATCTTCTCGGCCACGGCAGCCACGATGCCGTCTCCCGGATTGGGCACCAGGCGCATGTTCACCGTCATGGACACCCCTACGCCGG
Encoded here:
- a CDS encoding proton-conducting transporter membrane subunit, which produces MPLIYDIPMFSILLVLMSAMVIPFFSKKSWGLNLVRGVEVVVAALSAVLLVQLSESGESFTYQMGHFPAPWGNLLRCGPLEALLALVFSVVMILSLCAGAEDIRRDVRADRQGSYCVLVQLLFGALLAMIYTDDLFTAYVFIEIAAVTACMAVVAKESGRSVVSAIRYLIFSCLGSGLVLLGIALLYCITGQLLFSSLEQAVLELVASRTYALPLVVSALLMTLGLSIKSAQFPFHAWLPDAHASATTASSAVLSGLVLKGYLIILLKLILRVYGPSLLATTYMDDLLFLLGLTGMLFASVAALRQEEVKSMIAYSSSAQISYIFLGLGLGTDAGLIAACYQILAHAMTKSMIFSGAGAMIRASNRGHYWSQLRGAARRAPLGGLAFTVGGLSLCGLPLLAGFSAKYCLAIAALDAQWQTAPALFGLAASSVLNAMYYIPAILAIWGRGGEGEKLPWKWEREGALVLFLLCNVVLGTAFGPIRDLIEQGLNLL
- a CDS encoding cation:proton antiporter subunit C; this encodes MLETILQQRYYITAVLLFSIGFVTLFLHPNLIKKIIGLNLMDTAVFLFLASMGYIEGGAAPIVEEGAKASQYINPVPGGLVLTGIVVAVSTTALFLALTIRLYRQYHSVNLDVILMLAWEGKVED
- the mbhE gene encoding hydrogen gas-evolving membrane-bound hydrogenase subunit E, producing the protein MKNNHVQEDWYHRFLRWAGGEEPEGAEGPEDPERAEFQEYLEYIEAHGYMEFGAYRLMRFRQRREKGLEDPRGSLHGPPAPEPEPVHPPRHHRPGKLRHQLLLYRVLSAVIVITLAAIFLVVTMDLPLFGRADSPAVNEVSQRYLEQGLEETGAVNAVTGMILDYRAFDTFGESAVLFAAAMSTLLLLHSPKSRMRTFRGPDEVLSQLGRRILPVILLFGIYVVVNGHLSPGGGFSGGAILGAGLILASLVLGEERMARMLPASRTSKITVTCLLAYGLMKGYSFYTGANHVGWEVPKGIPGTIFSGGFILPLNLCVGIIVACTMYTFYSLFLEGEG
- a CDS encoding hydrogenase subunit MbhD domain-containing protein, whose translation is MIVLEVLLLAFLVFCALATVLGKKMVSSIIIFMSYSAVMSILWFLLESPDLAITEAAVGAGVTSLLFFLTLRKINALRGLEKDEE
- a CDS encoding monovalent cation/H(+) antiporter subunit G yields the protein MTIRTVMGVVLICLGVVVVLIAALGLFRFKETLDLIHAGALADTMGVFLVLAGVMVLWGFTVASAKLVLALVILWVTNPVSAHLIARMELVTGRGIEPDTLPGEGEQEL
- a CDS encoding monovalent cation/H+ antiporter complex subunit F; protein product: MAECTPVLGGILVGVLCVLTLVLLACLARAIRGPRYTDRLIALNMICTVVILLLSVLSYLLGASYLVDVIILYGLLNLLAVAVLSRISIRRHRERREEEP
- a CDS encoding Na+/H+ antiporter subunit E codes for the protein MLTGAAVSAALTWLARTVLKLPAWGGLRLIRRLPRVFLYLFYLFGQVVVSNLQVMERILFPQKRKGGGRLVWFRTDLKEEGTRLTLANSITLTPGTVTVSLKGNYLCVHALDEDFAKGVKENGFAPRLERWEEGDHG
- a CDS encoding radical SAM protein translates to MRYDSDILYRPPGEWKSYLLQCTIGCSYNKCTFCAMYKEKKFRIRPVEEILEDIDMARDYYGPGLKRVFLMDGDAVIMKTDDLIRVLRKLYDTFPALEKVTTYAGPRSTLAKSPEELKAIRDAGLNRAYLGVESGSDAVLKAINKGVTAAQMLEAGQKLVAAGFDLWAIVIMGLTGQDGDWEEHILSTAKMINAMKPRHLSAMTFAPAKGTPLGEDVLAGRFKVCTPDQILEECHLLVENLDVDPLHFTSNHASNYLPLKGGLPEDRQKFLDLLDQALAGKIRLRRTLNRGI
- a CDS encoding DUF951 domain-containing protein; this translates as MDIHVGDILRMKKTHPCGSSEWLVLRVGMDFKMRCQGCGHEVMLPRSKAEKNIRKVFRDGDQVSV
- a CDS encoding response regulator transcription factor, whose protein sequence is MEPIRILVVEDDQDINRLLCTILNDAGYFSQSAFSGSEAMLWAEKEGFDLVLLDLMLPGLTGEEFIAKVRQHGTMPIIVLSAKAGVEDRVKVLRLGADDFIPKPFDNQEVLARVEAQLRRVKKFSAPPEKKQRFVCGDLCLDREEFTVTAEGNPVTLTAREFEILALLMEYPKRVFTREQIYQHVWGEDYFGDDNTVNVHISNLRSKLGKVSKQEFIKTVWGIGFKMADC
- a CDS encoding replication-associated recombination protein A — translated: MAYRPLADEIRPTTLDEVVGQKHILGKDGLLRRIIEGGNVPNLIFYGPSGTGKTTVANIIAQRTNRPLHRLNATTASISDIKDIIADIGTLLAPEGVLLYLDEIQYFNKKQQQSLLEFMENGKITLIASTTENPFFYVFGAVLSRSTVFEFKQITAQDALPAIDRGVSILEQRLGGKLELEEGVREHIASACGGDIRKAMNALELLASAAKKEQGKFLVSLDDAKTAAQKSAMRYDREGDAHFDIASALMKSLRGSDPDAALHYLARLLEAGDMTTAIRRLLCSASEDVGMAYPQAALIVKACVDNALQLGLPEARLPLAQAAVLLATAPKSNSVYQGIAAAMADVKAGRVGDIPRELQNVHADSAGLEREQGYLYPHDFPGHWVRQQYLPDELKNRKYYQYGDNKTEQAARRYWDEIKKP